From Haloglomus litoreum, the proteins below share one genomic window:
- a CDS encoding TIGR01177 family methyltransferase: MPDAAPTPGVYVLELGGQDDRFARREAESACSAVEPLGTGLATARGVTDRVRGLAFTQRAAELVGRTAPRIEDAVTLLDAAALDSVGQRPTGSRAPPDDREGSVRVRARDVRGLTDIDTKRAERELGQVLVDRGFEVDLEDPDHELRALFAAPPGHDDDDDGTVTIGIDDERDVEVVEHDGAVDTDGLEGLGGDTAPGVCALGWLTAESRRDFGDRQPTDKPFFQPGSMDPLLARALANIAGARPGRTLLDPMCGTGGLLAEGALVGADVVGVDAQWKMVRGASENLEHYLGDSTDADGDESAGGLSGAAESPGEAAVCRGDARRLPIAGEDGEGPIDAVVFDAPYGRQSWASDELSAVVGDALAEARRVARRAVVVGDRPWTEAAETAGWTVTDRFDRRVHGSLVRHILVLTADPDAAPDTG; this comes from the coding sequence ATGCCCGACGCGGCCCCGACCCCGGGCGTGTACGTCCTCGAACTGGGGGGCCAGGACGACCGGTTCGCGCGCCGCGAGGCCGAGAGCGCCTGCTCCGCCGTCGAGCCGCTGGGGACCGGCCTGGCGACCGCGCGTGGCGTCACCGACCGCGTCCGTGGCCTCGCCTTCACCCAGCGCGCCGCCGAACTGGTCGGGCGGACCGCCCCACGCATCGAGGACGCCGTCACGCTGCTGGACGCCGCCGCGCTCGACAGCGTTGGGCAACGCCCCACGGGAAGCCGAGCGCCGCCCGACGACCGCGAGGGCTCCGTCCGGGTGCGGGCCCGCGACGTGCGCGGCCTGACCGACATCGACACGAAACGGGCCGAGCGCGAACTCGGACAGGTGCTCGTCGACCGCGGTTTCGAGGTCGACCTCGAGGACCCGGACCACGAACTCCGGGCGCTGTTCGCCGCGCCGCCCGGCCACGACGACGATGACGACGGCACCGTCACCATCGGTATCGACGACGAACGCGATGTCGAGGTCGTCGAGCACGACGGGGCGGTCGACACGGACGGTCTGGAGGGACTCGGCGGTGACACCGCGCCCGGCGTCTGCGCGCTGGGCTGGCTGACCGCCGAGAGCCGGCGGGACTTCGGGGACCGCCAGCCGACGGACAAACCGTTCTTCCAGCCCGGGAGCATGGACCCGCTGCTGGCCCGGGCGCTGGCGAACATCGCGGGCGCCCGCCCCGGCCGGACGCTGCTCGACCCGATGTGCGGGACCGGCGGCCTGCTCGCCGAGGGTGCGCTCGTGGGGGCCGACGTCGTCGGCGTCGATGCCCAGTGGAAGATGGTCCGGGGCGCCAGCGAGAACCTCGAACACTACCTCGGCGACTCGACCGACGCGGACGGGGACGAGTCGGCCGGAGGCCTCTCCGGGGCCGCCGAGTCACCCGGCGAGGCAGCCGTCTGTCGGGGAGACGCCCGGCGCCTCCCCATCGCCGGCGAGGACGGCGAGGGCCCCATCGACGCCGTCGTCTTCGACGCCCCGTACGGCCGGCAGTCCTGGGCCAGCGACGAGCTCTCGGCCGTCGTCGGGGACGCGCTCGCGGAGGCCCGACGGGTCGCACGGCGGGCGGTCGTCGTCGGGGACCGCCCGTGGACGGAGGCAGCCGAGACCGCCGGCTGGACCGTCACGGACCGGTTCGACCGGCGCGTCCACGGCTCGCTCGTCCGGCATATCCTCGTGCTGACGGCGGACCCGGACGCCGCCCCGGACACCGGATGA
- a CDS encoding TATA-box-binding protein encodes MSDPKETINIENVVASTGIGQELDLQSVAMDLEGADYDPEQFPGLVYRTQEPKSAALIFRSGKIVCTGAKSTDDVHESLRIVFDKLRDLNIEVDEDPEIVVQNIVTSADLGRNLNLNAIAIGLGLENIEYEPEQFPGLVYRLDEPDVVALLFGSGKLVITGGKKPEDAEHAVDKITDELDKLGLLDG; translated from the coding sequence ATGAGCGACCCCAAGGAAACCATCAACATCGAGAACGTGGTGGCCTCGACGGGTATCGGCCAGGAGCTCGACCTCCAGAGCGTGGCCATGGACCTCGAGGGCGCCGACTACGACCCCGAGCAGTTCCCCGGCCTCGTCTACCGGACCCAGGAACCGAAGAGCGCGGCGCTCATCTTCCGCTCGGGCAAGATCGTCTGCACGGGCGCGAAGTCCACGGACGACGTCCACGAGTCGCTGCGCATCGTCTTCGACAAGCTCCGCGACCTCAACATCGAGGTCGACGAGGACCCCGAGATCGTCGTCCAGAACATCGTCACCTCGGCGGACCTGGGCCGCAACCTCAACCTGAACGCCATCGCCATCGGGCTGGGCCTGGAGAACATCGAGTACGAGCCCGAGCAGTTCCCCGGTCTCGTCTACCGCCTCGACGAGCCCGATGTGGTGGCGCTCCTGTTCGGCTCCGGCAAGCTCGTCATCACGGGCGGCAAGAAGCCTGAGGACGCCGAGCACGCCGTCGACAAGATCACCGACGAACTCGACAAGCTCGGTCTGCTGGACGGCTGA
- a CDS encoding DUF7473 family protein — protein sequence MAGLLAPVPLQSVTGGGPLAVVVTFLLTWLFYAFTLHLAATFFIGDVPSQKAATASALPAAVSILLQQYGVRGGAFGIDPSLLAGVTIVATLIADGIAVSTVYRLRARSTAPLVALHFGFAAVIGVALANVFGVL from the coding sequence ATGGCCGGTCTCCTCGCGCCCGTGCCGCTCCAGTCCGTCACCGGCGGCGGTCCGCTGGCGGTCGTCGTCACCTTCCTGCTGACGTGGCTGTTCTACGCCTTCACGCTCCACCTGGCGGCCACGTTCTTCATCGGCGACGTGCCCTCGCAGAAGGCCGCCACCGCGTCGGCCCTCCCCGCGGCCGTCTCCATCCTCCTCCAGCAGTACGGCGTCCGCGGCGGTGCGTTCGGCATCGACCCCTCGCTGCTCGCGGGCGTCACCATCGTCGCCACGCTGATCGCGGACGGCATCGCCGTCAGTACGGTCTACCGCCTGCGCGCCCGGTCGACCGCCCCGCTGGTGGCGCTGCACTTCGGCTTCGCGGCCGTCATCGGCGTCGCGCTCGCGAACGTGTTCGGTGTGCTGTAG
- the pheT gene encoding phenylalanine--tRNA ligase subunit beta — protein MPVVDVDPDELRHLTGHDEKDDEELKEDLFALGLEYEGETEDGLMQLEFAPDRLDRLSVEGVARSLRYQYGDDRGVYLPSTNDADWTIEVEESVPDERPYVTGAIVRGLDMDEAGLDSLIQLQEKLHATMGRKRAKGAIGVHDLTMLKGGPATGDGGGQKSIRYVGVEPDGDTFVPLDSNRELTPGEVLTEHPTGETYADLVADYERFPAIYDDVGLFSFPPVINGKRTEVEPDSRDLFIEMTGTDQWTIDKMLNIVCYALDARGGRVERVDVEYPDRTLDRPDLSVSHKSVSHQRIESLLGISLDPREVVDLMERAGLDATADVDDPEDIDPEELVYETEVPPYRVDVLHPLDLVDDVGRAYGFNDLEPRYPDVGTIGGRHERSRVEDAARDALVGLGFEDMLDFHMISEAENYERMGLDVPPVEGEGDVTPDPDAPVGARPPVTITEPYSEDYTMVRTWALPSLTMVLERNTHRAYPQDLAEIGLAAARDDEKNTRVSEHRTVAAVLARTDATYEDAKGKLQALCRAFDVDLETPPTQHPSFIDGRTASVVIDGEEVGVIGELHPRVLVEHDLELPVAGFEFRLSALR, from the coding sequence ATGCCCGTCGTCGACGTCGACCCCGACGAACTCCGCCACCTGACCGGCCACGACGAGAAGGACGACGAGGAACTCAAGGAGGACCTGTTCGCGCTCGGCCTCGAGTACGAGGGCGAGACCGAGGACGGACTCATGCAACTGGAGTTCGCGCCCGACCGCCTGGACCGCCTCTCGGTCGAGGGCGTCGCGCGCTCGCTGCGCTACCAGTACGGCGACGACCGCGGGGTCTACCTCCCGAGCACGAACGACGCCGACTGGACCATCGAGGTCGAGGAGTCGGTGCCCGACGAGCGCCCGTACGTCACGGGCGCCATCGTCCGTGGACTGGACATGGACGAGGCCGGGCTGGACTCGCTCATCCAGTTGCAGGAGAAACTGCACGCGACGATGGGCCGCAAGCGCGCGAAGGGCGCCATCGGCGTCCACGACCTGACGATGCTGAAGGGCGGGCCGGCCACGGGGGACGGGGGCGGCCAGAAGTCCATCCGCTACGTCGGTGTCGAACCGGACGGCGATACGTTCGTCCCGCTGGACTCGAACCGGGAGCTGACGCCGGGCGAGGTCCTCACCGAGCACCCTACCGGCGAGACGTACGCCGACCTCGTGGCCGACTACGAGCGGTTCCCGGCCATCTACGACGACGTGGGGCTGTTCTCGTTCCCGCCCGTCATCAACGGGAAGCGGACGGAGGTCGAGCCCGACTCCCGGGACCTGTTCATCGAGATGACGGGGACCGACCAGTGGACCATCGACAAGATGCTCAACATCGTCTGCTACGCGCTCGACGCGCGGGGCGGGCGGGTCGAGCGCGTCGACGTCGAGTACCCCGACCGCACGCTGGACCGCCCGGACCTCTCGGTGTCGCACAAGAGCGTCAGCCACCAGCGCATCGAGTCGCTGCTGGGCATCTCGCTCGACCCCCGGGAGGTCGTCGACCTGATGGAGCGGGCCGGGCTCGACGCGACGGCCGACGTGGACGACCCCGAGGACATCGACCCCGAGGAACTCGTCTACGAGACCGAGGTGCCGCCCTACCGCGTGGACGTGCTCCACCCGCTCGACCTCGTGGACGACGTGGGCCGCGCCTACGGCTTCAACGACCTCGAACCGCGCTACCCCGACGTGGGGACCATCGGCGGCCGCCACGAGCGCTCGCGCGTCGAGGACGCCGCCCGCGACGCCCTCGTGGGCCTGGGCTTCGAGGACATGCTCGACTTCCACATGATCTCGGAGGCGGAGAACTACGAGCGGATGGGACTCGACGTGCCTCCAGTCGAAGGGGAGGGCGACGTGACGCCCGACCCGGACGCCCCCGTCGGTGCCCGGCCCCCCGTGACCATCACGGAGCCGTACAGCGAGGACTACACGATGGTCCGGACGTGGGCGCTCCCGTCGCTGACGATGGTGCTGGAGCGGAACACCCATCGCGCGTACCCGCAGGACCTCGCCGAGATCGGGCTGGCGGCGGCCCGCGACGACGAGAAGAACACGCGCGTCAGCGAACACCGGACCGTCGCCGCGGTGCTCGCCCGGACCGACGCCACCTACGAGGACGCGAAGGGCAAGCTACAGGCACTCTGCCGGGCGTTCGACGTGGACCTAGAGACGCCGCCCACGCAGCACCCGTCGTTCATCGACGGGCGCACCGCGTCGGTCGTCATCGACGGCGAAGAGGTCGGGGTCATCGGTGAACTCCACCCCCGCGTCCTGGTCGAGCACGACCTCGAACTGCCAGTGGCGGGCTTCGAGTTCCGGCTGTCGGCGCTGCGGTAG
- a CDS encoding phenylalanine--tRNA ligase subunit alpha, translating to MRLPAIQVALLEAASATETKTVESLAEQADADTTAVTNAAFELEAEGLVEVDEYAAEEVELTEEGERYREAGLPELRLYRAAVDAGAEDEAVGIGQLVGASGLEGPEVDIALSNFARKGFGDIDDGAVRVDLEGGPDVDPDDDPEAGALDAIDDGNAGYLDGNVLDRLVDRGLATRHETTVRSVTLTDAGVTALMEGVETAETVGALTPELLTSGEWEDVEFAEYNVEADAEAEYGGRKHVLRQTADRVKDVLVGMGFQEMEGPHADAEFWINDCLFMPQDHPARTHWDQFALDVPPMRDLPADLVDRVESAHREGVGEDGDGYHSPWTEEVARGVDLRGHTTSLSMRYLSGEQVGELEPPQRWFSVEKVYRNDTLDPTHLLEFFQIEGWVMAEDLSVRDLMGTFTEFYEQFGITDIEFKPHYNPYTEPSFELFGTHPKTGEIVEIGNSGIFREEVLRPLGVECDVMAWGLALERLLMLMYGFEDIRDVHGTLCDLDLLRTAEVVN from the coding sequence ATGCGACTCCCGGCAATACAGGTCGCGCTGCTCGAGGCCGCCAGCGCGACCGAGACGAAGACGGTCGAATCGCTCGCCGAACAGGCTGACGCCGACACCACCGCGGTCACGAACGCCGCGTTCGAACTCGAGGCCGAGGGGCTCGTCGAGGTCGACGAGTACGCCGCCGAGGAGGTCGAACTCACGGAGGAGGGCGAGCGTTACCGCGAGGCCGGCCTGCCCGAACTCCGCCTGTACCGGGCGGCCGTCGACGCGGGCGCCGAGGACGAGGCGGTCGGCATCGGCCAGCTGGTCGGCGCGAGCGGGCTGGAGGGGCCCGAAGTCGACATCGCGCTCTCGAACTTCGCGCGGAAGGGCTTCGGTGACATCGACGACGGCGCCGTCCGCGTCGACCTCGAGGGCGGCCCGGACGTGGACCCCGACGACGACCCCGAGGCCGGCGCGCTGGACGCCATCGACGACGGGAACGCCGGCTACCTCGACGGGAACGTCCTCGACCGGCTCGTCGACCGCGGCCTCGCGACCCGCCACGAGACCACCGTGCGCTCCGTGACGCTCACCGACGCGGGCGTGACGGCGCTGATGGAGGGCGTCGAGACCGCCGAGACGGTCGGCGCGCTCACGCCCGAGCTGCTGACCTCGGGTGAGTGGGAGGACGTGGAGTTCGCCGAGTACAACGTGGAAGCGGACGCCGAGGCCGAGTACGGCGGCCGCAAGCACGTCCTCCGCCAGACCGCCGACCGCGTCAAGGACGTCCTCGTCGGGATGGGGTTCCAGGAGATGGAGGGCCCCCACGCCGACGCGGAGTTCTGGATCAACGACTGCCTGTTCATGCCCCAGGACCACCCCGCGCGGACCCACTGGGACCAGTTCGCGCTGGACGTGCCGCCGATGCGGGACCTCCCGGCGGACCTCGTCGACCGGGTGGAGTCGGCCCACCGCGAGGGGGTCGGCGAGGACGGCGACGGCTACCACTCGCCGTGGACGGAGGAGGTGGCCCGCGGCGTCGACCTGCGGGGCCACACCACCTCGCTGTCGATGCGCTACCTCTCCGGCGAGCAGGTCGGCGAGCTGGAACCGCCCCAGCGGTGGTTCTCCGTCGAGAAGGTGTACCGCAACGACACGCTCGACCCGACGCACCTGCTGGAGTTCTTCCAGATCGAGGGCTGGGTGATGGCCGAGGACCTCTCCGTGCGTGACCTGATGGGGACGTTCACGGAGTTCTACGAGCAGTTCGGCATCACGGACATCGAGTTCAAGCCCCACTACAACCCGTACACGGAGCCGTCGTTCGAGCTGTTCGGGACGCACCCGAAGACCGGCGAGATCGTCGAGATCGGGAACAGCGGCATCTTCCGCGAGGAAGTGCTCCGCCCGCTCGGCGTCGAGTGCGACGTGATGGCCTGGGGACTGGCGCTGGAGCGACTGCTCATGCTCATGTACGGCTTCGAGGACATCCGCGACGTGCACGGGACGCTCTGTGACCTGGACCTCCTGCGGACCGCGGAGGTGGTGAACTGA
- a CDS encoding twin-arginine translocase subunit TatC — MSSYVGEDTAAAIDSGRETAGAMLRQAQKHLQKVFILFLVGLMGTIYVLRNFVWDQLKADLNVQEDIVIVAVTPFDVILLQVKIGLFVGIIVALPLLLYYSRDALKERGLWPTGIPRWKIATVGFFSFLLFCGGVAYGYAVFFPTAFRFLAENAVQSGFAPTYSIVKWAQFIMLLSVSFGLAAQLPLVMSALSYSGVVPYTTFRDYWRHAVVGLYAIGAVFTPPDPLTQLMWATPLVVLYAISLQISKFVVTAKVSSQRLGVKNVARERWNVLAGVGALAFAGTYFGYRALLAGAADSLVPSVNAAAAGLDRYVGFRSRLNPPSTWSVDPMFGLSPEVALGIGALVVALGAALVTLSYLLVAAVDEIIAAEGGLKAVERGLNRSATAGEGGPAPASTGAPGEIDLSELDEAGIRAAPIEAFADMEEDEAVSLAGEAMDEDDPDKAQAILDRFDEAQELVEADPVEKGATAAAANDVGRSAAPGPNQAGVNADDEEAGVGTRTAAGVANAFTAEETDEDDIGGYLYDIQFIVESLTSKAFVIVGLFMTVLAVSFSALYLGGIGYLKDEFVSRVPSQVVDPSAIDIVALHPVEVLIFEIKVSVIFAAVATLPVLLYFAWPALKERGFAAGDRNVLLLWGGLITVGLVAGSAVGFLYVAPTIISWLVADALGANMVIAYQINSFGWLVFFTTVGVGLLFDIPVTMYLFHRGGLVPYRTQLARWREVTVLILGGAALFTPKSVFSMFIVGIPVLLAYFAGLGLLYVVTLGGRRGGPKPTKPEPETAD; from the coding sequence GTGTCATCCTACGTGGGCGAGGACACGGCCGCCGCCATCGACAGCGGCCGTGAGACGGCGGGCGCGATGCTCCGGCAGGCCCAGAAACACCTCCAGAAGGTGTTCATCCTGTTCCTCGTCGGGCTCATGGGGACCATCTACGTCCTCCGGAACTTCGTCTGGGACCAGCTGAAGGCCGACCTCAACGTCCAGGAGGACATCGTCATCGTCGCGGTCACGCCGTTCGACGTCATCCTCCTGCAGGTGAAGATCGGGCTCTTCGTGGGGATCATCGTCGCGTTGCCGCTGTTGCTCTACTACTCGCGGGACGCCCTGAAGGAGCGAGGTCTCTGGCCGACCGGCATCCCGCGCTGGAAGATCGCCACCGTCGGCTTCTTCAGCTTCCTGCTGTTCTGTGGCGGCGTCGCGTACGGCTACGCCGTCTTCTTCCCCACCGCCTTCCGCTTCCTCGCCGAGAACGCCGTCCAGTCCGGCTTCGCGCCCACCTACTCCATCGTCAAGTGGGCCCAGTTCATCATGCTGCTCTCGGTCTCGTTCGGGCTGGCGGCGCAGTTGCCGCTCGTGATGAGCGCGCTGTCGTACTCGGGGGTCGTCCCGTACACGACGTTCCGTGACTACTGGCGCCACGCGGTCGTCGGACTGTACGCCATCGGGGCGGTGTTCACGCCACCGGACCCGCTCACGCAGCTGATGTGGGCGACGCCGCTCGTCGTGCTGTACGCCATCAGCCTCCAGATCTCGAAATTCGTCGTCACGGCGAAGGTGTCCAGCCAGCGCCTCGGCGTGAAGAACGTCGCCCGGGAGCGGTGGAACGTCCTCGCGGGCGTGGGAGCGCTGGCGTTCGCCGGGACCTACTTCGGCTACCGGGCGCTGCTGGCAGGGGCAGCCGACTCGCTGGTCCCGTCGGTGAACGCCGCCGCCGCGGGCCTGGACCGCTACGTCGGGTTCCGGAGCCGCTTGAACCCGCCGTCGACGTGGTCGGTCGACCCGATGTTCGGCCTCTCGCCCGAGGTGGCGCTCGGCATCGGCGCCCTCGTCGTCGCGCTCGGCGCGGCGCTCGTGACGCTCTCGTACCTGCTCGTCGCGGCCGTCGACGAGATCATCGCGGCCGAGGGTGGGCTGAAGGCGGTCGAGCGGGGGCTCAACCGTTCGGCGACGGCCGGCGAGGGCGGCCCCGCTCCTGCCTCGACGGGCGCCCCCGGGGAGATCGACCTCTCGGAACTCGACGAGGCGGGCATCCGCGCGGCCCCCATCGAGGCGTTCGCCGACATGGAGGAGGACGAGGCCGTCTCCCTGGCGGGCGAGGCGATGGACGAGGACGACCCGGACAAGGCCCAGGCCATCCTCGACCGGTTCGACGAGGCCCAGGAACTGGTCGAGGCCGACCCCGTCGAGAAGGGGGCGACGGCGGCCGCCGCCAACGATGTCGGCCGGTCCGCCGCCCCCGGCCCGAACCAGGCCGGCGTCAACGCCGACGACGAGGAGGCCGGCGTCGGCACCCGCACGGCGGCGGGCGTCGCCAACGCGTTCACCGCCGAGGAGACCGACGAGGACGACATCGGCGGCTACCTCTACGACATCCAGTTCATCGTCGAGTCGCTCACCTCGAAGGCGTTCGTCATCGTCGGGCTGTTCATGACCGTCCTCGCGGTGTCGTTCAGCGCGCTCTACCTGGGTGGCATCGGCTACCTCAAGGACGAGTTCGTCTCGCGGGTCCCGTCGCAGGTGGTCGACCCGAGCGCCATCGACATCGTCGCGCTCCACCCGGTGGAGGTGCTCATCTTCGAGATCAAGGTGTCGGTCATCTTCGCGGCGGTCGCCACGCTGCCCGTCCTGCTGTACTTCGCGTGGCCCGCGCTGAAGGAGCGCGGCTTCGCCGCCGGCGACCGCAACGTCCTGCTGCTGTGGGGCGGGCTCATCACGGTCGGCCTCGTCGCCGGCAGCGCCGTCGGCTTCCTCTACGTCGCGCCCACCATCATCTCCTGGCTCGTCGCCGACGCGCTCGGCGCGAACATGGTCATCGCCTACCAGATCAACTCCTTCGGCTGGCTGGTCTTCTTCACCACCGTCGGTGTCGGCCTACTGTTCGACATCCCGGTCACGATGTACCTGTTCCACCGGGGCGGGCTGGTCCCCTACCGCACGCAGCTGGCGCGCTGGCGCGAGGTGACGGTCCTCATCCTCGGCGGCGCCGCACTGTTCACGCCCAAGAGCGTCTTCTCGATGTTCATCGTCGGCATCCCGGTCCTGCTGGCGTACTTCGCGGGGCTGGGCCTGCTGTACGTCGTCACGCTGGGCGGCCGACGGGGGGGCCCGAAGC